The following proteins come from a genomic window of Alkalibacter saccharofermentans DSM 14828:
- a CDS encoding helix-turn-helix domain-containing protein, which produces MKSKIKAMIHPIRMRIIQALLDGKEMTAGEIAETLQDIPQASLYRHINALLKEEILTVVSENRIRGTVEKVFSLSATLENATEKEMEEASREDHFNYFFSFLMGLLGEYEEYLQEEIINMREDGVSFRQCSVYLSDEEFMALMKDIGGKLMAAMKNEPSKNRRLRTIANVVIPSKKNKEK; this is translated from the coding sequence ATGAAATCAAAAATCAAAGCGATGATCCATCCCATACGGATGAGAATCATCCAGGCATTACTAGATGGAAAAGAGATGACAGCCGGAGAGATTGCAGAGACGCTACAGGACATCCCACAGGCAAGCCTCTACCGCCACATCAATGCCCTCCTAAAAGAAGAAATCCTTACGGTTGTCAGCGAAAATAGAATCAGGGGTACCGTGGAGAAGGTCTTTTCCCTGTCTGCCACGCTGGAAAATGCCACGGAAAAGGAAATGGAGGAAGCTTCCAGAGAAGATCACTTCAACTATTTTTTCAGCTTTTTAATGGGCTTGCTAGGAGAATATGAAGAATACTTGCAGGAAGAGATTATCAATATGAGAGAAGATGGCGTAAGTTTTAGGCAGTGCAGCGTGTACCTCAGCGACGAAGAATTCATGGCCTTAATGAAGGACATAGGGGGGAAACTAATGGCTGCAATGAAAAATGAACCCTCGAAGAACAGGCGGCTGAGAACCATCGCCAATGTGGTGATTCCCTCGAAAAAGAACAAGGAGAAATGA